The Methanomethylovorans hollandica DSM 15978 genome includes a region encoding these proteins:
- a CDS encoding glycosyltransferase family 4 protein produces MPFLETFKLDYKIDLNDVPPNISVHPTPVLYTPLNSQYKKLGEKHFKAAETSIKKNNIEFDLIHSHFTWSSGYASAKLKEKYNVPFVVTGHGYDIYSLPFKDEEWKERIEYVLNSADRIITVSNKNLSYIKKLDVKTPVHILPNGYRPDKFYPMNMEKCRKALGLPLDKKIIVAVGNLEEIKGHYYLVEAMAEVIKHRKDVLCFIVGGGKQERNLRRQIKNAGLENHVKLPGSKLHNEIPRWMNSCDLFVLPSLNEGNPTVMFECLGCGKPFIGTKVGGIPEIIVSDDYGLLAEPANSERLAETILLALDKNWDTTKIKAYSAQFTWAEIGKNIVDIYKTLL; encoded by the coding sequence GTGCCATTTTTGGAAACTTTCAAACTGGATTATAAGATTGATCTTAATGACGTTCCTCCAAATATATCTGTTCATCCAACACCGGTCTTATACACTCCTCTTAATTCACAGTACAAGAAACTTGGGGAGAAGCACTTCAAAGCTGCTGAAACATCAATTAAGAAAAATAACATAGAATTCGATCTTATCCATTCTCATTTCACATGGTCCTCCGGATATGCCAGTGCAAAACTTAAGGAAAAATACAATGTCCCTTTTGTTGTAACGGGTCATGGATATGACATCTATAGCTTGCCCTTTAAAGATGAAGAATGGAAAGAAAGAATTGAATATGTACTTAATTCGGCAGATAGGATAATAACTGTAAGCAATAAAAATCTGTCCTATATTAAGAAACTGGACGTTAAAACGCCTGTTCATATTTTACCGAACGGGTACAGGCCGGATAAATTTTATCCAATGAATATGGAAAAATGCAGAAAGGCTTTAGGTTTACCTCTCGATAAGAAAATAATAGTCGCAGTAGGCAATCTGGAAGAAATAAAAGGCCACTATTACCTTGTAGAAGCTATGGCAGAAGTGATAAAGCATAGAAAAGATGTGCTTTGTTTCATAGTCGGCGGCGGCAAACAAGAGAGAAATCTCAGGAGGCAGATAAAGAATGCAGGCTTGGAGAACCATGTGAAGCTTCCGGGAAGTAAATTGCATAATGAGATCCCTAGGTGGATGAATTCCTGCGATCTATTCGTATTACCAAGTTTGAACGAGGGCAATCCGACAGTTATGTTCGAGTGCCTGGGTTGTGGAAAACCTTTCATAGGAACAAAAGTAGGCGGTATTCCGGAGATCATTGTTTCTGATGACTATGGACTGCTGGCTGAGCCGGCAAATTCAGAAAGACTTGCAGAGACTATTTTGCTGGCATTGGATAAAAACTGGGACACAACTAAGATCAAAGCATATTCTGCACAATTTACATGGGCCGAGATCGGAAAGAATATAGTGGATATATATAAGACACTTCTCTGA
- a CDS encoding carbonic anhydrase has product MQFQNPQKQEPNISEKAWISETAIIIGNVYIGDNVFVAHNAIIRADEPGSSIVIMDGCNVQDNVIIHALSHSQVLINPDTSLAHGCIVHGPCQIGKGCFIGFGSVVFDCMIGDDTLVLHNATVRKVSIPDGKVVSDGMAINKQDAVENLDDITSDLIEFKGSVIMANINLVHGYQALEMKVESK; this is encoded by the coding sequence ATGCAATTCCAAAATCCGCAGAAACAAGAACCAAATATAAGTGAAAAGGCATGGATATCCGAAACAGCCATCATTATTGGAAATGTCTATATTGGCGACAATGTCTTTGTGGCGCATAACGCTATCATCCGGGCAGATGAACCGGGCTCTTCAATAGTTATTATGGATGGGTGCAATGTACAGGACAATGTGATCATCCATGCTCTGTCCCATTCTCAGGTTCTTATCAATCCTGATACATCCCTTGCCCACGGGTGTATAGTGCACGGTCCCTGCCAGATAGGAAAAGGCTGTTTCATAGGCTTTGGTTCAGTGGTCTTTGATTGCATGATCGGAGATGACACACTTGTACTGCATAATGCTACTGTGCGAAAAGTAAGTATCCCGGATGGAAAAGTGGTATCAGATGGTATGGCCATTAATAAGCAGGATGCGGTAGAAAATCTGGATGATATTACATCTGACCTGATAGAATTCAAAGGTTCGGTAATCATGGCCAACATCAACCTGGTGCATGGCTATCAGGCCCTGGAAATGAAGGTCGAAAGTAAATAA
- a CDS encoding class I SAM-dependent methyltransferase, protein MKIIDTIQHKLILKMGFKYYDEDKYLIRKCLQYFNGKKPKVLDVGCGTGHHSLLFEKYGAKVTAFDYDESVIEKAKENKIKSNSNVTFLVADGRYPEKYFTEKYDIIFMAGFSIFGIDLNKPIMTKYLSMLDEGGILVLVHNSNLTGLVRKTNWKNHKIEDMRSFFESVGGKVEKIYFYDRHVTIKILRSFAITGLSTKLHILISKITKLPCAILFIVSKSEKRN, encoded by the coding sequence ATGAAGATCATCGACACCATCCAACATAAACTGATCTTAAAAATGGGATTTAAGTATTACGATGAAGACAAGTACCTGATCCGAAAATGTCTGCAGTACTTCAATGGAAAAAAACCAAAAGTTCTAGATGTTGGCTGTGGAACAGGGCATCATTCATTGCTATTTGAAAAATATGGGGCGAAGGTAACTGCTTTTGATTATGACGAAAGTGTGATCGAAAAGGCAAAAGAAAACAAGATAAAAAGTAATTCAAATGTAACTTTTCTGGTTGCTGATGGACGATATCCGGAAAAATATTTCACTGAAAAATATGATATTATATTTATGGCTGGCTTCTCAATATTTGGCATCGATCTAAATAAACCAATAATGACTAAATATCTGTCTATGCTCGATGAAGGAGGCATATTGGTCTTAGTGCATAATTCCAATCTAACGGGGCTTGTCAGGAAGACAAACTGGAAAAATCATAAAATAGAAGATATGAGATCTTTCTTTGAAAGTGTAGGTGGCAAAGTCGAAAAAATATATTTTTACGACAGGCACGTCACTATAAAGATCTTACGCAGTTTTGCCATTACAGGCCTATCTACCAAACTACATATTCTTATATCCAAAATAACGAAATTACCCTGTGCTATACTTTTCATTGTGAGCAAGAGTGAGAAGCGGAATTAA
- a CDS encoding polysaccharide deacetylase family protein has translation MLDQNSELWETFTRKEEYSPVKLDKHQRFNYANSKNKNAFEPVVSKFLVSEGLSAEYPENKRFAVCLTHDIDDIYPPSSHILSSFFYCLKALDYNSFKPQIAWKIKGKEHSPYLNFSEIMDIEKKYDAKSSFYFITEKKDPVRFRYDIEEIGHELGNILDNGCEVGLHGGYYAYNSLESMKEEKSRLENTLGKKIIGYRNHYLRFKIPDTWELLAKAGFKYDSTLGYDDMIGFRNGMCHPFKPYDLNKNEPIDILELPLVIMDGSLFSYAKSLDEAFEYAKKLIDTVERYNGVITLLWHNSPFSWPIRKNWKILYEKILKYCYDKNAWITSGEEIYNWCMKECKVQFYQS, from the coding sequence ATGTTGGATCAGAATTCCGAACTGTGGGAAACATTTACCAGAAAAGAAGAGTACTCTCCGGTTAAATTAGATAAACATCAGAGATTTAATTATGCCAATAGTAAAAATAAAAACGCATTTGAGCCCGTTGTTTCTAAGTTTTTGGTATCTGAAGGTTTGAGCGCGGAATATCCCGAAAATAAAAGATTTGCTGTCTGTCTGACCCATGATATTGATGATATCTATCCCCCGTCCTCTCACATCCTGTCTTCTTTTTTTTATTGTTTGAAGGCATTAGATTATAATTCATTTAAGCCACAGATAGCATGGAAAATAAAAGGAAAAGAGCATTCCCCATACCTGAATTTTAGCGAGATCATGGACATAGAAAAGAAATATGATGCAAAATCTTCTTTTTATTTTATCACAGAAAAGAAAGATCCCGTAAGATTCAGATACGACATTGAAGAGATAGGCCATGAACTGGGAAACATTCTGGACAACGGGTGCGAAGTAGGATTACATGGCGGTTACTATGCGTATAATAGTCTTGAGAGTATGAAAGAAGAAAAATCGAGATTAGAGAACACTTTAGGGAAAAAAATTATCGGATACAGGAATCATTATTTAAGGTTCAAGATCCCGGATACCTGGGAGCTATTGGCAAAGGCTGGTTTTAAATATGATTCTACGCTGGGATATGATGATATGATCGGATTCAGAAATGGTATGTGTCATCCTTTCAAACCATACGATCTGAATAAAAACGAACCTATAGATATACTGGAACTGCCATTGGTCATTATGGACGGCTCTTTGTTCTCCTATGCAAAGTCCTTAGATGAAGCCTTTGAATATGCTAAAAAGCTCATCGACACAGTAGAGAGATATAATGGAGTTATCACTCTTTTGTGGCATAATAGTCCTTTCAGCTGGCCGATCCGGAAGAATTGGAAAATATTATACGAAAAAATACTTAAATATTGTTATGATAAAAATGCATGGATAACCAGTGGTGAAGAGATCTATAACTGGTGTATGAAAGAATGTAAAGTGCAATTTTATCAATCCTAA
- a CDS encoding catalase, with product MNGKNLNGKLTTVAGAPVSDNQNVITAGPRGPQLLQDVWFLEKLAHFDREVIPERRMHAKGSGAFGTFVVTHDITRYTKAKIFSDIGKKTDLFMRFSTVAGERGAADAERDIRGFAMKFYTEEGNWDLVGNNTPVFFLRDPLKFPDLNHAIKRDPRTNMRSAKNNWDFWTSLPEALHQVTITMSDRGIPYSYRHMHGFGSHAYSMINGNNERLWVKFHLVCQQGIKNLTDEEAEAIVAKDRESHQRDLYESIERGDFPRWKMFIQVMTQEQALNMPYNPFDLTKVWYKNEYPLIEVGYLELNRNSDNYFADVEQAAFNPANIVPGIGLSPDKMLQGRLFSYGDAQRYRLGVNHHQIPVNAPKCPVNSYHRDGQMRVNANAGSTLGYEPNSYGEWVEQSEFKEPPLELYGAAYQWDFREDDADYYTQPGKLFRLMSPEQQKVLFENTARAMGDAPKMIKVRHIGNCLKADPAYGKGVAEALGISLTEVEESR from the coding sequence ATGAACGGAAAGAATTTAAATGGAAAACTGACTACAGTGGCAGGAGCACCTGTTTCTGATAATCAGAATGTGATAACGGCCGGTCCCCGTGGTCCGCAGCTGTTACAGGATGTTTGGTTTTTGGAGAAGCTTGCACATTTTGACAGGGAAGTAATCCCTGAGAGACGTATGCATGCAAAAGGTTCCGGTGCATTTGGAACATTTGTTGTAACTCATGATATTACGAGATACACTAAAGCCAAAATATTTTCTGATATCGGAAAGAAGACTGACTTATTTATGCGCTTTTCTACCGTTGCGGGAGAACGCGGTGCTGCAGATGCTGAACGTGATATCCGCGGTTTCGCGATGAAATTTTACACTGAAGAAGGCAACTGGGACCTGGTAGGCAACAATACTCCGGTGTTTTTCCTTCGTGATCCGCTCAAATTCCCGGATCTTAATCACGCGATCAAGCGTGATCCACGTACAAATATGAGAAGTGCAAAGAATAACTGGGACTTCTGGACTTCACTGCCTGAAGCACTTCATCAGGTTACCATCACAATGAGTGACAGAGGCATTCCTTACTCTTATAGGCATATGCATGGTTTTGGAAGCCATGCCTACAGCATGATCAATGGCAATAACGAGCGGTTATGGGTAAAATTCCATCTTGTGTGTCAGCAAGGTATTAAAAATCTTACAGATGAAGAAGCTGAGGCGATAGTCGCTAAAGATAGAGAGAGCCACCAAAGGGATCTTTATGAAAGTATTGAACGTGGAGATTTCCCTCGCTGGAAGATGTTCATCCAGGTAATGACCCAGGAACAAGCGTTAAATATGCCATACAATCCGTTTGATCTAACAAAAGTATGGTATAAAAACGAATATCCGCTTATTGAAGTTGGTTATTTGGAGCTGAACCGGAATTCGGATAACTATTTCGCAGATGTGGAACAAGCAGCTTTTAATCCTGCAAATATTGTTCCAGGAATTGGACTTTCACCTGATAAAATGCTTCAGGGAAGGCTTTTCTCCTACGGAGATGCGCAGCGATATAGATTGGGAGTCAATCACCACCAAATACCTGTAAATGCTCCCAAATGTCCAGTTAATAGTTATCATAGGGATGGACAAATGAGGGTCAATGCCAACGCCGGCAGTACTCTTGGTTATGAGCCAAACAGTTATGGAGAATGGGTAGAGCAATCCGAGTTTAAGGAACCTCCACTTGAGCTATACGGAGCAGCATATCAGTGGGACTTCAGAGAAGATGATGCTGATTATTATACTCAGCCCGGTAAATTATTCAGACTCATGAGTCCTGAGCAGCAAAAGGTTTTGTTTGAAAATACTGCTCGTGCTATGGGTGATGCACCAAAGATGATCAAAGTAAGGCACATAGGGAACTGCCTAAAGGCAGATCCTGCCTATGGGAAAGGTGTAGCTGAAGCCCTTGGCATATCACTTACTGAAGTGGAAGAAAGCAGGTAG
- a CDS encoding polysaccharide deacetylase family protein: protein MSYLDNLDFSLPRFRQICETISRNYPTITVLEYFENPRSDKFIIMRHDIDRFPGNALKTASIEHELGIKATYYFRSNKGEFHKNVIKQIKEMGHEIGYHYEVLSETNGDPEKAIELFQSNLKKLREICDVKTICMHGRPLSSFDNRDLWKIYNYKDYGIIGEAYLSVGDELNYFSDTGRCWGLKDNMRDYIPGNEQHIDIDSTGNLIKLIESKELNNLYILTHPERWSSDIFSWGAYYSMDRAVNLGKNILIKYGGRKNRLHVDRSLSITVDIEDWYHIPSVCGSDFSVYKDVKEFFEKWEGRYDYLSEPTKRVLNILDEFNMTATFFIVADVAEHYPGLIESIAARGHEIACHGADHRCSINPNTKKPLLTIEEFEQSTEEAKRILEKASGQEVIGFRAPNAAVTGQMLDSLRKMGFKYDSSVAVNSLYNKTDSSLNFVSTVPYYPAMGSLEPATTGDLIEFPWSYYDVGIKIPTSGGPMLRFLGANLILKGIRQSLNRGHTIFYFHPIDICKEEFPKVGKGRPFYWIIKGDIVEQRIRYILRNLDDVKVVPLRDLATKLKPVGDSEC, encoded by the coding sequence TTCTCTTCCCCGGTTTCGCCAGATATGCGAAACAATATCCAGGAACTATCCAACTATTACAGTATTAGAGTATTTTGAAAACCCCCGATCTGATAAATTCATCATTATGCGTCATGATATTGACCGTTTTCCGGGAAATGCATTGAAAACAGCAAGTATAGAACATGAACTTGGGATCAAGGCAACATATTATTTCAGATCCAATAAGGGTGAATTTCACAAAAATGTAATAAAGCAGATCAAAGAAATGGGTCATGAGATAGGATATCACTATGAGGTACTAAGTGAGACTAATGGTGATCCAGAAAAAGCTATTGAATTGTTCCAATCTAATCTGAAAAAATTAAGAGAGATATGTGACGTTAAAACGATCTGTATGCACGGAAGGCCTCTGTCAAGTTTCGATAACCGTGATCTCTGGAAAATATATAACTATAAAGATTACGGGATCATAGGTGAAGCCTACTTATCCGTAGGTGATGAACTTAATTATTTCTCTGATACCGGCAGATGCTGGGGACTTAAGGACAATATGAGGGATTACATTCCCGGAAATGAGCAGCATATAGATATTGATAGTACCGGCAACCTCATCAAACTCATTGAAAGCAAAGAACTAAATAATTTATATATTCTGACACATCCTGAAAGGTGGTCATCTGACATATTTTCATGGGGTGCATATTATTCAATGGATCGTGCTGTTAATCTTGGGAAGAACATACTGATCAAGTATGGTGGAAGGAAGAACCGTCTGCATGTGGATCGGAGTTTATCGATAACCGTTGATATTGAAGACTGGTATCATATACCTTCAGTTTGTGGGTCTGACTTTTCAGTTTATAAAGATGTTAAAGAATTCTTTGAAAAATGGGAAGGCAGATACGACTACTTAAGTGAACCTACAAAAAGGGTTCTGAATATACTTGATGAATTCAATATGACAGCTACGTTCTTTATAGTAGCGGATGTTGCAGAACATTATCCCGGACTGATAGAATCCATTGCTGCAAGGGGCCATGAGATCGCATGTCATGGAGCTGATCACAGGTGCAGCATCAATCCAAACACAAAAAAACCTTTGCTGACTATAGAAGAGTTCGAACAGAGCACAGAGGAAGCAAAGAGAATACTGGAAAAGGCTTCGGGGCAGGAGGTAATTGGTTTCCGTGCACCTAACGCAGCAGTGACAGGGCAGATGCTCGATTCACTTCGAAAAATGGGTTTTAAGTATGATTCATCAGTAGCTGTGAATTCTTTGTACAATAAAACCGATTCTTCATTGAATTTTGTTTCAACTGTTCCTTATTATCCTGCAATGGGCAGCCTTGAACCCGCTACTACCGGGGACCTTATAGAGTTTCCATGGTCATATTATGACGTTGGGATAAAGATACCTACATCCGGAGGGCCGATGCTGAGGTTCTTGGGTGCTAATCTCATCCTGAAAGGAATCAGGCAGAGCTTGAATAGGGGACATACAATATTTTACTTTCACCCCATAGACATCTGCAAAGAAGAGTTTCCAAAAGTGGGAAAAGGACGGCCTTTTTATTGGATAATTAAAGGAGATATTGTTGAACAAAGGATCCGTTATATACTTCGGAATTTAGATGACGTGAAGGTAGTTCCATTGAGAGATCTGGCAACCAAGTTAAAACCAGTGGGTGATTCTGAGTGTTAA
- a CDS encoding serine O-acetyltransferase, with protein MSKDDYKFYLEADRIALSRKGKKPKNFEYDYIWTFQRLLRKVEYYQNCKKSIFWKLYLLLLKRKYYLLSIKLGFTIPLNVFGPGLSIAHRGTIVVNKATRVGANCRLHACVNIGTKAGYEDVAPKIGDNVYIGPGAKIFGQIAIADGIAIGANSVVNKSFLEPAISIAGVPAKKISERGSEGMLVKATELTRVVK; from the coding sequence TTGTCTAAAGATGACTACAAATTTTATTTAGAAGCGGATAGAATAGCCTTATCAAGAAAAGGTAAAAAACCTAAAAATTTCGAATATGATTACATTTGGACATTCCAGAGGCTTTTAAGGAAGGTAGAGTATTACCAAAATTGTAAGAAGTCTATCTTCTGGAAACTATACCTTCTGCTATTAAAAAGAAAATATTACTTACTGAGCATAAAATTAGGTTTCACCATACCTCTGAATGTTTTTGGTCCTGGATTAAGTATTGCTCACAGAGGCACTATAGTCGTCAACAAAGCCACACGGGTTGGAGCAAATTGCAGGTTGCACGCCTGCGTTAACATTGGAACTAAAGCAGGATACGAGGACGTAGCACCCAAAATCGGTGATAATGTTTATATTGGCCCCGGAGCCAAAATATTTGGACAGATAGCAATAGCTGATGGAATAGCTATAGGTGCCAATTCTGTCGTTAATAAATCTTTCTTGGAGCCTGCTATCTCGATCGCAGGAGTTCCTGCCAAAAAGATTAGCGAGAGGGGATCTGAAGGAATGCTGGTAAAGGCAACTGAACTTACAAGGGTCGTTAAATAA
- the wecB gene encoding non-hydrolyzing UDP-N-acetylglucosamine 2-epimerase, translating into MKIASIVGVRPQFVKASVVSKQLRKEHEEVLIHTGQHYDYKMNNVFFSELNIPEPEYFLGIGSGSHGYQTGEMLKKIEEVLIKEEPDIVLTYGDTNSTLAGALSAAKLHIKNAHVESGLRSFDRSMPEEINRILTDHCSDLLFCPTKNAVDNLKTEGITTNVYLTGDVMADSLLYNKEIAEERSTILSDLDLNSKEYAVATIHRASNTDNRENLTNIVDAFSQLDETIVFPVHPRTQKLLKEYGLYESLSSSVKLVEPLGFLDFIKLMAHSKMILTDSGGIQKEAYILKIPCITLRENSEWVETIEDGWNVLVGTDKEKIFQAVNSFHPSLKLHKDRFGNGDAAEKIAAIIGGLQ; encoded by the coding sequence ATGAAGATAGCAAGTATAGTCGGTGTCAGACCTCAGTTTGTAAAAGCATCCGTAGTTTCTAAACAATTAAGAAAGGAACATGAAGAGGTTCTGATCCATACGGGTCAGCACTATGACTATAAGATGAATAACGTTTTTTTCAGTGAATTAAATATTCCAGAACCTGAATATTTTCTTGGAATAGGTTCAGGTTCCCATGGATATCAAACCGGAGAAATGCTGAAGAAAATAGAAGAGGTTCTAATCAAAGAAGAGCCTGATATCGTTTTAACGTACGGGGACACTAATTCGACACTTGCCGGTGCTCTCTCGGCTGCAAAGCTGCATATTAAAAACGCACATGTGGAATCCGGGTTGAGAAGTTTTGACAGATCCATGCCTGAAGAGATCAACCGTATCTTGACGGACCATTGTTCTGATCTATTATTCTGTCCAACCAAAAATGCAGTTGACAACCTTAAAACGGAAGGGATAACTACCAATGTCTATCTGACCGGTGATGTCATGGCTGATTCTCTGCTATACAATAAAGAAATAGCAGAGGAGAGATCGACGATCCTGTCTGATCTGGACCTGAACAGCAAAGAATATGCAGTAGCCACAATACATAGAGCAAGCAACACAGATAACAGGGAGAATCTGACAAACATCGTTGATGCTTTTTCGCAACTGGATGAAACTATTGTATTCCCGGTGCATCCACGGACCCAGAAATTGTTGAAAGAGTATGGCCTCTACGAAAGTTTAAGTTCATCTGTGAAACTGGTCGAACCCCTCGGATTCCTTGATTTCATAAAGCTGATGGCTCATTCAAAAATGATACTTACCGATTCAGGCGGGATCCAAAAAGAGGCATATATTCTGAAGATCCCATGTATTACGTTAAGGGAAAACTCAGAGTGGGTTGAGACCATTGAAGATGGCTGGAACGTTCTTGTCGGAACGGACAAAGAAAAGATATTCCAGGCAGTCAATTCCTTCCATCCCTCATTAAAATTGCACAAGGACAGATTTGGGAATGGAGATGCAGCTGAAAAGATCGCTGCTATCATTGGAGGTCTGCAGTGA
- a CDS encoding RNA-guided endonuclease InsQ/TnpB family protein, translated as MRKIYKFRIYPTKSQIRQMERSLELCRQVYNRTLAERKQVYEETGKTLSKYALNNLLPQWKVENTEYNEVFSQTLQEVQERVDLAFKHFFRRVKNGEKPGYPRFKGKGWYDSFTYPQMGFKLKNNHIYLSKIGDVYVKFHRQIEDNVKRITVRRTACNKWYVCLTIEVEDTPTPIADLNKVVGIDVGLANFATMSNGTFIPNPRFFRAEEKELARVQRKLSKASKGTTERQKARKVVQLVHERIANKRYNFAHQISRQLVGNYSFIAFEDLNIKNMIKNHCLAKSIADVSWNMLINMTKYKAESAGSVVVLVNPANTSKMCSRCGLLVEKTLADRVHKCDSCDLVMDRDHNAAINILRLGLQSVGIETVEAHRL; from the coding sequence ATGCGTAAGATATACAAGTTTCGTATCTATCCAACCAAATCTCAAATTCGACAGATGGAGCGGAGCTTGGAATTATGTAGGCAAGTATATAATCGGACTCTTGCTGAACGAAAGCAAGTTTATGAAGAAACTGGAAAAACATTATCTAAATATGCACTAAACAATCTTCTACCACAGTGGAAAGTAGAGAATACAGAGTATAATGAAGTGTTTTCTCAGACTCTTCAGGAAGTACAGGAACGTGTTGATCTTGCCTTCAAACACTTTTTTAGAAGGGTAAAGAATGGAGAGAAACCAGGCTATCCTCGTTTCAAGGGCAAAGGATGGTATGATAGTTTCACTTATCCTCAGATGGGTTTTAAATTAAAGAACAATCACATCTATCTATCCAAAATAGGAGATGTATATGTCAAATTCCATAGACAAATAGAAGACAATGTGAAACGTATAACTGTTAGAAGAACAGCATGCAATAAATGGTATGTGTGCTTGACAATTGAAGTTGAAGATACTCCAACACCAATCGCCGATCTGAATAAAGTCGTAGGTATTGATGTTGGACTTGCAAATTTCGCAACCATGTCGAATGGAACCTTTATTCCAAATCCACGTTTCTTCAGAGCTGAAGAGAAAGAGCTTGCGAGAGTCCAACGCAAACTTTCCAAAGCCTCTAAAGGTACCACTGAACGACAGAAAGCTAGGAAAGTGGTTCAGTTAGTTCACGAAAGAATAGCTAACAAACGGTATAATTTTGCACATCAAATCAGTAGACAACTTGTGGGCAATTATTCATTTATTGCTTTTGAAGATTTGAATATTAAAAACATGATTAAAAACCACTGTCTTGCAAAAAGCATAGCAGACGTATCGTGGAACATGTTAATCAATATGACTAAGTACAAGGCTGAAAGTGCTGGTTCTGTAGTAGTATTGGTTAATCCTGCTAATACATCAAAGATGTGTTCAAGATGTGGTTTGCTAGTTGAAAAAACACTAGCCGATAGAGTTCATAAATGTGATAGCTGTGATCTTGTAATGGATAGAGACCATAATGCAGCCATCAATATTCTCAGATTGGGATTGCAATCTGTCGGTATCGAAACCGTAGAAGCCCACAGGCTTTAG
- a CDS encoding winged helix-turn-helix domain-containing protein — MNENTLDELLKWIISVDRRFILMEYMHKHLVANASDIAHESNRSTQNISHALKELEDMGLIECLTPTKTTWKKYMLTDKGKMVIDRMEGKYI, encoded by the coding sequence ATGAACGAGAACACATTGGATGAACTGCTCAAGTGGATAATTAGTGTTGACAGGCGCTTTATATTAATGGAATATATGCATAAACATTTGGTTGCCAATGCTTCTGATATTGCACATGAGAGCAACAGGTCTACCCAGAATATCAGCCACGCTTTGAAAGAACTGGAAGATATGGGACTGATAGAGTGTTTGACCCCTACTAAAACTACATGGAAAAAGTATATGCTGACAGATAAGGGAAAGATGGTGATAGATAGGATGGAAGGAAAATATATCTGA
- a CDS encoding DUF354 domain-containing protein, with protein MRILFNVGHPAQVHFFKNAIRILEGKGHVCKMTAVAKDVSLDLLDAYGFEYEIVGSARPTLFSKAVELLKIENKLYKIARSFKPDMLVGGSGNAYSTHVGKLIHRPSIVFEDSEKGAIEHLLTDRFASVIFTPTSYKKKIGDNQLFLNGYKELAYLHPNHFHPSQAPLNELGLTADDRFVIFRFVTWNADHDIGHHGIENKVKFAQELEKYGRVLITSEGKLEPELEKYRVRVSPEKIHDLLYYAQMFVGDSQTMTTEAAVLGVPAIRCNSFVGDDDMSNFIELEDKYGLIFNYSDSEEALKKALELVKMPSLKEEWSKKREKLLNDKIDVTAFIVWFIENYPESIKRAKEGVPFNSN; from the coding sequence ATGAGAATACTTTTTAATGTTGGTCATCCTGCTCAAGTTCATTTCTTCAAGAATGCAATAAGGATTCTTGAAGGCAAAGGGCATGTTTGTAAAATGACGGCAGTCGCCAAAGATGTATCTTTAGATCTATTGGATGCTTATGGATTCGAATACGAGATAGTGGGAAGTGCACGCCCTACGTTGTTTTCCAAAGCTGTGGAGTTATTGAAGATAGAGAACAAACTCTACAAAATTGCCCGATCCTTCAAACCCGATATGCTGGTGGGCGGTTCCGGTAATGCATATAGTACCCACGTTGGCAAACTTATCCATAGACCTTCTATAGTTTTCGAGGACTCAGAAAAGGGGGCCATTGAACACCTTTTGACAGACCGTTTCGCATCTGTTATATTTACTCCGACCTCATACAAAAAGAAGATTGGTGATAACCAATTATTTTTGAACGGATACAAAGAGCTGGCTTATTTACATCCCAATCATTTTCATCCTTCACAGGCTCCTCTTAATGAGCTTGGTCTAACTGCAGATGACAGATTTGTGATCTTCAGATTCGTCACATGGAATGCGGATCATGACATTGGTCATCATGGTATAGAAAATAAAGTTAAGTTTGCTCAAGAGCTTGAAAAATATGGGCGTGTGCTGATCACTTCTGAAGGAAAACTGGAGCCGGAGTTAGAAAAATACAGAGTGCGCGTCTCTCCGGAAAAGATACATGACCTGTTATACTATGCCCAGATGTTCGTAGGAGATAGCCAAACTATGACAACTGAGGCTGCTGTATTGGGTGTACCTGCTATCCGCTGTAATTCTTTTGTCGGAGATGATGATATGTCCAATTTCATAGAACTTGAAGACAAATATGGCCTTATTTTCAATTACAGTGATTCTGAAGAAGCATTGAAAAAAGCACTTGAACTTGTAAAAATGCCTAGCCTCAAGGAAGAATGGAGCAAAAAGAGAGAGAAACTACTGAATGACAAGATCGATGTCACTGCATTTATTGTGTGGTTCATCGAGAATTATCCGGAAAGTATAAAGAGAGCAAAAGAAGGTGTTCCTTTTAATTCCAACTAA